The Streptomyces sp. NBC_00224 genome contains the following window.
GTACACGTACAAGTAAGGGGATGTCCAGCATTGTCATAGCGGGATTGTTGGTGTCCGGGGAGTGTTCAACTTGGCGGAAAATTGCCCCCTATGGCCCATCTCTGGGGTCGACTGAGGGCGTTCAAGAGCGCGTCATATCGAGCGGGTTGGGTACGTACTCGGTGATGGCCAGGGGCAGTTGACGATGTCCCGGAACCCGGCGGCGGGCCACGGCGTCTTAGGAGCCGACGGCCGCGCCCCATCCCCGAGTGGCGGGGTTTTTGCACAAGGGACGGCAAGCGCCAGGCGCGCGCCACCCCTCGCCATGCTTTTAATGGTCACAGCCCACGTTCGGTCCTGACGGGTTACCCGTACCGCAGGCTCGCAGAGCTCACAGAGCATGTACGCGCAGTGAAGTGATGCACACATGGTGTGATGTGGACCTCGGCGTTCAACGGAAAGGAACGAGCGCTCATGCGCGAGATCCTCGGAAGGCGACGCAGGCTCCGGTTCCGGCGCAGTGAAAGGGCTGCTCAGCTTGGCGCCGCGCTGACCTGCGCGACCGAGTGGAAATGGCCCGTACTCCCAGGTGTGGGACTCAAGGCGGCCGGCGGCCGCGGTGACCGGGGCCGCGGCTGTGCCTGTCCCGACCCCGATTGCGCCGTCCCGGGGGCGCACCCCTTCGACCCGGGGCTCCTCGCGGCCTCGACCGACGAACGCCTGGTGCGCTGGTGGTGGACCAACCGCCCGGCCGCGCCCGTGCTCCTCGCGACGGGCGACAGGGCGCCGTGCGCGGTGAGCCTCCCGGCTGTCGCCGGGGCGCGGGCGCTCACGGTCCTCGACGAGATGGGTATCCGGCTCGGCCCGGTGGTGGCGACGCCCACCCGGTGGTCGCTGCTGGTGGCTCCTTACTCGATGGAACGTCTGGGTGACCTCCTCTACTCCAAGGACTGGGTGCCGAGTTCGCTCCGCTTCCACGGAGAGGGCGGATATCTGGTGCTGCCCCCGTCCGAGACGGGCAAGGGGCAGGTGCGCTGGGAGCGGGCTCCACTGCCGGGGTCGGCCAGGCCCTGGCTGCCGGATGTGGAGGCGGTGGTGGACGCGCTGGTCGCGGCGTCGACCAGTGCACCGGACGGCGGGTCCCGGCTCGCGTACTGAGCCGGCGACCCGGTCGGCCCAGTCTGCGTACCGGGTCAGCGAACGGGACCCGCGCCGAGTTCCCACCGGAGCGCGGTGTCACTCGTTCGGGTGTAGGAGCACCCCACTTGTACGGGAAACGGGCGCGCGGATCACCGGGCGCCCGGTTTCCGTCGCTATCTTCGGCCCACCGCAGGAATTCCATGGGATGGGTGGGCCGCCGTGAACCTCCGCATGATCGGTATCGGGGCCGTGGTGGTGTTCGCGGTGCTGCTGCCGCTGGCGGCTTCGGCCGGACCGGCCGAAGAGCCGGATCCGACGGGGGCCGAGTCATCGGGTGGCGATCCCGCCCGGGCCGACTCCACCCGTGCCGAGGCGGCGGGCTCCGGGTCGGCCGACTCCGTGGGACCCGAGTCCGTAGGGACTGAATCCGGTGGGCCCGCTTCCGGTGGGCGCGATTCCGCTCGGTCCGGCGGCTCCGGCTCCGAACCGGACGACGCGAAGCAGGCTCCCCACGCGCGCGTGGGTGGTGCGTCCGCCGAGCCGGCCGCCCACTGCGGACCCGAACTCGTCTCGCCCGACGGCGTCGAGGCGCAGACCTGTGTGCTGACCGAGGGCCGCGATGCCTGGGCGCGCACGTACTACCGCAATGCCACGGGCGGACGGTTGCGCTCGGTGCTCACCCTGATGGGGCCGGGCGGCCACACCGTGCAGACGAACTGCGCCGTCGGTGCGGGAGATCAACCGGGAGTGTGCGAGACCCCG
Protein-coding sequences here:
- a CDS encoding bifunctional DNA primase/polymerase, which produces MREILGRRRRLRFRRSERAAQLGAALTCATEWKWPVLPGVGLKAAGGRGDRGRGCACPDPDCAVPGAHPFDPGLLAASTDERLVRWWWTNRPAAPVLLATGDRAPCAVSLPAVAGARALTVLDEMGIRLGPVVATPTRWSLLVAPYSMERLGDLLYSKDWVPSSLRFHGEGGYLVLPPSETGKGQVRWERAPLPGSARPWLPDVEAVVDALVAASTSAPDGGSRLAY